A window of the Pseudomonas gozinkensis genome harbors these coding sequences:
- a CDS encoding HNH endonuclease, whose translation MQVQDAVKLTKKEQQILDSVMPGQDGWHLKSHLKCLKSCPSHDRCGGQGPDGKVCSDQWRDASFEKDASQVFVHVLRNFDFYNQGDLADLTTKSNQVTALRLKFLQQMHVLAPQEYAEGSLRLTQHRRRERAKGLSRGLKLERFDQTGKLECEACAIDFFAIYGDAGFRVIECHHQIPLSHENHKGKTKLEDLALLCANCHRLAHSNELLHGIVALKEYVQEMSAAG comes from the coding sequence ATGCAGGTTCAAGATGCCGTAAAATTGACGAAGAAAGAACAGCAGATTTTGGATTCCGTAATGCCCGGTCAGGACGGTTGGCACTTGAAAAGTCACTTGAAGTGTTTGAAGTCGTGCCCTTCACATGATCGTTGTGGTGGACAGGGGCCTGATGGAAAGGTTTGCTCTGACCAATGGAGAGACGCGTCATTTGAGAAGGACGCATCTCAGGTCTTCGTTCATGTCCTGAGGAACTTTGATTTCTACAACCAAGGCGATCTGGCCGACCTGACTACGAAATCCAACCAGGTTACAGCGCTTCGTCTCAAATTCCTGCAGCAAATGCACGTCCTCGCTCCCCAAGAATACGCGGAAGGGTCTCTGCGGCTGACCCAGCATCGTCGGCGAGAACGGGCTAAAGGCCTCTCGCGGGGTTTGAAGTTGGAGCGATTTGATCAAACCGGAAAACTAGAATGCGAAGCCTGCGCTATCGATTTTTTCGCGATCTATGGTGATGCTGGTTTCCGGGTCATTGAGTGTCACCATCAGATCCCTCTGTCCCATGAAAATCACAAGGGTAAGACCAAGTTGGAGGATCTGGCGCTGCTTTGCGCCAACTGCCACCGGCTCGCTCACTCGAATGAGTTGTTGCACGGCATCGTTGCACTGAAAGAATACGTTCAAGAAATGAGCGCTGCAGGCTGA
- a CDS encoding helix-turn-helix domain-containing protein, with product MNLEERKAYIQTVAEEVAQGKLSLGGATKQLRENLLGINQERFAVACKISKRTLSQLEVDSGNPTLATLDAVFRKFGLKVSLAHLSPLELNAAAARKSKAGFSIPTVTAALPPSPISKGAD from the coding sequence ATGAATCTAGAAGAGCGTAAGGCCTACATTCAAACAGTGGCCGAGGAGGTAGCCCAAGGAAAATTGTCGCTCGGAGGCGCCACCAAGCAACTGCGTGAAAATCTTCTGGGCATAAACCAAGAAAGGTTCGCAGTCGCCTGCAAAATTTCAAAGCGTACTCTGTCGCAGCTTGAGGTCGATAGTGGCAATCCAACTCTTGCGACCTTGGACGCTGTATTCAGGAAATTCGGTCTTAAAGTAAGCCTGGCTCACCTTAGTCCTTTAGAACTTAACGCCGCAGCTGCCAGGAAAAGCAAAGCAGGGTTTAGTATCCCCACAGTTACTGCTGCGCTACCTCCCTCTCCCATCTCCAAGGGAGCCGATTAA
- a CDS encoding site-specific integrase, with amino-acid sequence MSAREKLEASAQILATLEEFDKSSVKNKRGYIAEFNDDHLNLVGHYGMKITSILTMDDKTVEGFKSMVITIGRTGKLSASTMRNGIRCLAKVLRINPTSTFTPESYSKLIGDENDKTTNDIGNLLITWHSLGIAGVSDEVIDTVHRLHRPYHKPNSRAVAGNIDTGWYSEQEYDDLVSTMWHDYGTGQVSLQNSVATLLNAQYGRRPKQLSHLKNRDFESSGSTFGVSGKRVSFPSVKDEHSGEFRDGKFEVHPMGDDLWDICQLQIKNSIEAFEHFFGKTLSEIERGQLPFFLTLEKWALRKRKKLADKYATGDEYYYSLIWHKSASSISQILLRKDGSPVFSERTGELLHEFAYRMRHTRARQLARLGVPRKVLQYWLGHESPISLDSYYDDPAERARTLNNDVGTLLAPLAQAFSGVIRDDESHAIRGDDPTSRIELDGRKGVGTCGESGFCSASVPIPCYRCNKFQPWVYGPHEEVLIRLIDRQEEENNIHLPSKSRRILAPLQLDKDIRAVKTVIALCEKRKAELEKK; translated from the coding sequence ATGAGCGCCCGTGAAAAACTTGAAGCCTCGGCACAGATCCTGGCCACACTTGAAGAATTTGACAAAAGCAGCGTTAAAAACAAAAGAGGCTATATCGCCGAGTTCAACGATGACCATCTAAATCTGGTCGGCCACTATGGAATGAAGATCACTTCGATTCTCACCATGGACGATAAAACCGTTGAGGGTTTTAAATCAATGGTAATAACTATTGGCCGCACTGGAAAACTGTCCGCTAGCACAATGCGTAATGGGATTCGTTGCCTAGCAAAGGTTTTGCGAATAAACCCGACATCAACGTTCACACCGGAATCTTATTCGAAACTTATTGGTGATGAAAACGACAAAACGACCAATGACATCGGAAACTTGCTAATCACCTGGCACTCACTTGGCATCGCTGGTGTTAGTGACGAGGTGATTGACACGGTTCATAGACTACACCGACCCTATCATAAGCCGAACAGTAGAGCCGTCGCGGGAAATATCGATACAGGCTGGTACTCGGAACAAGAGTACGATGACTTGGTCAGTACGATGTGGCACGACTATGGCACAGGTCAGGTTAGTCTACAAAACAGCGTAGCTACGCTATTGAATGCTCAATACGGCAGACGCCCCAAACAACTTTCACACTTAAAGAATAGGGATTTTGAGTCATCGGGGTCAACCTTTGGGGTCTCTGGAAAGCGCGTATCCTTTCCTAGCGTAAAAGATGAGCACTCCGGAGAGTTTCGCGACGGAAAATTTGAAGTTCACCCAATGGGCGATGACCTCTGGGATATCTGCCAACTTCAAATTAAAAACTCCATCGAAGCCTTTGAGCATTTTTTTGGAAAAACCTTAAGCGAGATCGAACGAGGCCAGCTTCCTTTTTTTCTTACACTTGAGAAGTGGGCGCTTAGAAAAAGAAAAAAGCTGGCAGATAAATATGCTACTGGCGACGAATACTACTACTCGTTGATCTGGCATAAAAGCGCGTCATCAATCTCCCAGATCCTTCTAAGGAAAGATGGTAGCCCTGTATTCTCCGAGAGGACAGGAGAATTACTTCACGAGTTTGCATATCGGATGCGGCATACGCGAGCCCGTCAACTGGCAAGGTTGGGAGTGCCGAGAAAGGTTCTTCAGTATTGGTTGGGCCACGAGTCCCCAATTTCTCTCGATTCTTACTATGACGATCCAGCTGAACGCGCGCGAACCCTCAACAACGACGTCGGGACGCTGCTAGCTCCTCTGGCACAAGCATTCAGCGGCGTAATCAGGGATGACGAGTCCCACGCCATTCGAGGCGATGATCCGACCAGCCGAATTGAGTTGGATGGACGCAAGGGTGTGGGCACTTGCGGCGAATCAGGATTTTGCTCCGCTTCGGTGCCGATCCCCTGCTACCGGTGCAACAAATTTCAGCCCTGGGTTTACGGGCCGCACGAAGAGGTATTGATTCGGCTCATTGATCGCCAAGAAGAAGAAAACAACATCCACTTGCCGAGCAAGTCGCGCCGCATATTGGCACCTCTTCAGCTTGACAAGGACATCAGGGCCGTAAAAACGGTTATTGCATTGTGCGAGAAACGCAAAGCCGAATTGGAAAAAAAATAA
- a CDS encoding site-specific integrase, giving the protein MKNTKSDQKRKQTLKVKDHIARNGRRFSLLYDTDGDGFPLFYPTAYTSLRTASLTANTQRANLYVLKSLYTWADEQGIDLELRFATKKLLSLPEVESLTQHISVSSREDDGSQVTGRRINNSLKVLALYLSWLFGRLTQDSNAPENYALIEKLEKSLLERKVKSGSPAAAKQKQIDKKLNEVTREALLEMFSNPYDDDATAFDKGIAFRNTLALYILYDSGMRAGELLSLKLEHFLPARGGDHAYLVVERNHDDRYDRRQMQPVAKTLGRDIAISPELEKMILEYLGTWRADIPNVGFEKTAFIFVKHKKGEGQGREITLNTFRAALTEMIKKDARLRHLHPHLLRHDWNYRFSLKCEAEGVSEAKERSDREYLMGWAPGSESAKIYDRRYVRESAFKTGLAIAEDTAKNSKSRKNK; this is encoded by the coding sequence ATGAAAAATACAAAGTCCGATCAAAAACGTAAACAGACACTGAAGGTGAAGGATCACATTGCCAGGAACGGCAGGCGATTCTCCCTCCTTTATGATACCGATGGTGACGGTTTTCCGCTGTTCTATCCAACAGCCTACACGAGCCTTCGGACGGCCAGCCTGACCGCGAACACTCAAAGGGCGAACCTGTACGTCCTGAAAAGCCTGTACACCTGGGCTGATGAGCAAGGCATAGACCTTGAGCTACGGTTCGCCACCAAGAAGCTTCTGTCCTTGCCAGAAGTGGAGTCTCTGACCCAGCACATCTCGGTTAGCAGCCGCGAGGATGATGGCTCTCAGGTGACGGGCAGACGCATCAACAACTCGCTGAAGGTGCTTGCCCTCTATCTGTCCTGGCTCTTTGGGCGCCTCACCCAAGACTCGAACGCACCGGAAAACTATGCGCTCATCGAAAAGCTTGAGAAGAGCCTGCTGGAACGTAAGGTCAAGTCTGGTTCCCCAGCAGCTGCAAAACAAAAGCAGATCGACAAAAAGCTGAATGAGGTCACTCGCGAAGCGCTGCTGGAGATGTTCTCCAATCCATACGATGACGATGCGACCGCATTTGATAAGGGCATTGCCTTTCGCAACACTCTGGCACTCTACATTCTTTACGACTCAGGCATGAGGGCTGGAGAGCTTTTAAGCCTGAAGTTAGAGCATTTCCTTCCCGCCCGGGGTGGTGATCATGCCTACCTTGTTGTTGAGCGCAACCATGATGATCGTTACGACCGCCGTCAAATGCAGCCTGTCGCAAAGACATTAGGCCGAGACATCGCAATCTCTCCCGAACTTGAAAAGATGATCCTTGAATATTTGGGGACTTGGCGTGCCGACATTCCAAATGTGGGGTTTGAGAAGACCGCTTTCATTTTCGTAAAGCATAAAAAGGGAGAGGGCCAAGGACGAGAGATCACTCTGAATACTTTCAGGGCTGCTCTCACAGAGATGATCAAAAAAGACGCGCGTCTGAGGCATCTTCACCCCCACTTGCTTCGTCATGACTGGAACTATCGCTTCTCTCTTAAGTGTGAGGCAGAGGGCGTGAGTGAGGCGAAAGAACGTTCTGACAGGGAGTATCTCATGGGGTGGGCACCAGGATCAGAATCCGCCAAAATCTATGATCGTCGTTACGTGCGCGAGTCCGCATTTAAAACAGGTTTGGCAATTGCTGAAGATACAGCAAAAAACAGTAAAAGCAGGAAGAACAAATGA
- the dnaQ gene encoding DNA polymerase III subunit epsilon: protein MVNRLVVLDTETTGMPVTDGHRIIEIGCVELIGRRLTGRHFHVYLQPDRESDEGAIGVHGITNEFLVGKPRFAEVADEFFEFINGAQLIIHNAAFDVGFINNEFALMGQQDRADITQHCTILDTLMMARERHPGQRNSLDALCKRYGVDNSGRELHGALLDSEILADVYLTMTGGQTSLSLAGNASDGNGTGEGADNSATEIRRLPADRQPGRIIRATEAELAEHQVRLEIIAKSAGAPALWTQLLEAEAQA, encoded by the coding sequence ATGGTTAACAGGTTAGTAGTACTCGATACCGAAACCACCGGCATGCCGGTGACCGACGGCCACCGGATTATCGAAATCGGTTGTGTCGAGCTGATCGGTCGACGCCTGACGGGCCGGCACTTTCACGTTTACCTGCAACCGGACCGCGAGAGTGACGAGGGCGCGATCGGCGTTCACGGCATCACCAACGAATTCCTCGTCGGCAAGCCGCGTTTCGCCGAAGTGGCCGACGAGTTCTTCGAGTTCATCAACGGCGCGCAGCTGATCATCCATAACGCGGCGTTCGACGTTGGCTTCATCAACAACGAATTCGCCCTGATGGGCCAGCAGGATCGCGCGGACATCACGCAGCATTGCACGATCCTCGACACCCTGATGATGGCCCGGGAACGTCACCCGGGTCAGCGCAACAGCCTCGATGCCCTGTGCAAACGCTACGGCGTCGACAACTCCGGCCGTGAGCTGCACGGCGCATTGCTCGACTCGGAGATTCTCGCCGACGTCTATCTGACCATGACCGGTGGCCAGACCAGCCTGTCGCTGGCCGGCAACGCCTCCGACGGCAATGGCACGGGCGAAGGCGCGGACAACTCCGCGACCGAAATCCGCCGTCTGCCGGCAGATCGCCAACCGGGACGGATCATCCGCGCCACCGAGGCCGAGCTGGCCGAACATCAGGTGCGGCTCGAGATCATCGCCAAGTCGGCGGGCGCCCCGGCGCTGTGGACTCAGTTGCTGGAAGCCGAAGCCCAGGCGTAA
- a CDS encoding Orn/Lys/Arg decarboxylase N-terminal domain-containing protein, protein MYKDLKFPVLIVHRDIKADTVAGDRIRGIARELELEGFSIVSATDYTEGRLVASTHHGLACMLIAAEDASTNSHLLQNMAELIGLARVRAPDLPIFALGEQVTLENAPADAMAELNQLRGILYLFEDTVPFLARQVARAARKYLDGLLPPFFKALVQHTADSNYSWHTPGHGGGVAYHKSPVGQAFHQFFGENTLRSDLSVSVPELGSLLDHTGPLAEAEARAARNFGADHTFFVINGTSTANKIVWHSMVGRDDLVLVDRNCHKSVLHAIIMTGAIALYLCPERNELGIIGPIPLSEFSRESIQAKIDASPLTKGREPKVKLAVITNSTYDGLCYNAELIKQSLGNSVEVLHFDEAWYAYAAFHEFFAGRYGMATSRSEDSPLVFTTHSTHKLLAAFSQASMIHVQDGGARQLDRDRFNEAFMMHISTSPQYSIIASLDVASAMMEGPAGRSLLQETFDEALSFRRALANLRQHIAADDWWFSIWQPPGVEGIDRVQTEDWLLQPDADWHGFGEVSDDYVLLDPIKVTLVMPGLTAGGALSDKGIPAAVVSRFLWERGLVVEKTGLYSFLVLFSMGITKGKWSTLLTELLEFKRSYDANVSLDTCLKCVAQEDSARYRGMGLRDLCDQLHACYRSNATAKHLKRMYTVLPEIAMKPAHAYDQLVRGEVEAVPIDELEGRVAAVMLVPYPPGIPLIMPGERFTESTRSIIEYLRFARTFDATFPGFVVDVHGLQHEDEGNGRQYTVDCVKE, encoded by the coding sequence ATGTACAAAGATCTGAAGTTCCCGGTATTGATCGTCCACCGTGACATCAAGGCCGATACGGTTGCCGGTGACCGCATCCGCGGAATCGCCCGAGAGCTGGAGCTGGAAGGTTTCAGTATCGTTTCGGCCACGGACTACACCGAAGGCCGGCTGGTGGCGTCGACCCACCATGGTCTGGCATGCATGCTGATCGCCGCCGAAGACGCCAGCACCAACTCCCATTTGTTGCAGAACATGGCCGAACTGATCGGTCTGGCCCGGGTGCGGGCGCCGGATCTGCCGATCTTTGCCCTCGGCGAGCAAGTCACCCTGGAGAATGCCCCGGCCGATGCCATGGCCGAGCTCAATCAGTTGCGCGGCATTCTCTATCTGTTTGAAGACACGGTGCCGTTTCTCGCCCGGCAGGTGGCGCGGGCGGCGCGCAAATATCTGGACGGACTGTTGCCGCCATTTTTCAAGGCGCTGGTGCAGCACACCGCCGATTCCAACTATTCCTGGCACACTCCCGGGCATGGCGGCGGGGTGGCGTATCACAAGAGTCCGGTGGGGCAGGCGTTTCACCAGTTCTTCGGGGAAAATACCCTGCGTTCGGACTTGTCGGTGTCGGTGCCGGAGCTGGGGTCGTTGCTCGACCACACCGGGCCGTTGGCCGAGGCAGAAGCGCGGGCAGCGCGCAATTTCGGTGCCGATCACACCTTTTTCGTGATCAATGGCACCTCGACCGCCAACAAGATCGTCTGGCACTCGATGGTCGGGCGCGATGATCTGGTGCTGGTGGATCGCAACTGCCACAAGTCGGTGTTGCACGCGATCATCATGACCGGCGCGATTGCGCTGTATCTGTGCCCGGAACGTAATGAGCTGGGCATTATCGGCCCGATTCCGCTCAGTGAATTCAGTCGCGAATCGATCCAGGCCAAGATCGATGCCAGCCCGCTGACCAAGGGGCGCGAGCCGAAAGTCAAACTGGCGGTGATCACCAACTCGACCTACGACGGCCTCTGCTACAACGCCGAGCTGATCAAGCAGAGCTTGGGCAATAGCGTTGAAGTCCTGCATTTCGACGAAGCCTGGTACGCCTACGCGGCGTTTCACGAATTCTTTGCCGGCCGTTACGGCATGGCCACCTCGCGCAGTGAAGACAGCCCGCTGGTGTTCACCACCCATTCCACCCACAAACTGCTGGCGGCGTTCAGTCAGGCTTCGATGATTCATGTGCAGGACGGCGGCGCGCGGCAGCTGGATCGCGACCGGTTCAACGAAGCGTTCATGATGCACATCTCGACGTCGCCGCAGTACAGCATCATCGCCTCGCTGGACGTGGCGTCGGCGATGATGGAAGGCCCGGCCGGCCGCTCGCTGTTGCAGGAAACCTTCGACGAAGCCCTGAGCTTTCGACGGGCGCTGGCCAATCTGCGCCAGCACATCGCCGCTGATGACTGGTGGTTCTCGATCTGGCAGCCGCCGGGCGTCGAGGGCATCGACCGGGTGCAGACCGAGGACTGGCTGCTGCAGCCCGATGCGGACTGGCATGGTTTCGGCGAAGTCAGTGACGACTATGTGTTGCTCGACCCGATCAAGGTGACTTTGGTCATGCCGGGGCTGACCGCCGGCGGCGCCTTAAGCGACAAGGGAATCCCGGCGGCCGTGGTCAGCCGCTTTCTCTGGGAGCGCGGACTGGTGGTGGAGAAAACCGGGCTGTATTCGTTTCTGGTGCTGTTCTCCATGGGCATCACCAAGGGCAAGTGGAGCACGCTGCTGACCGAATTGCTGGAGTTCAAGCGCAGCTACGACGCCAACGTCAGCCTCGATACCTGCCTCAAGTGTGTCGCCCAGGAAGACAGCGCGCGCTATCGCGGCATGGGCCTGCGCGATCTGTGCGATCAGCTCCATGCCTGCTACCGCAGCAACGCCACCGCCAAACACCTCAAGCGCATGTACACCGTGCTGCCGGAGATCGCCATGAAACCGGCCCATGCTTACGACCAACTGGTGCGCGGCGAAGTCGAGGCGGTGCCGATCGATGAGCTGGAAGGCCGGGTGGCGGCGGTGATGCTGGTGCCGTACCCGCCGGGCATTCCGCTGATCATGCCCGGCGAGCGTTTTACCGAATCCACGCGCTCGATCATCGAATACCTCAGGTTTGCCCGCACGTTCGACGCAACGTTTCCGGGGTTCGTGGTCGATGTACACGGTCTGCAACACGAAGATGAGGGCAATGGGCGGCAATACACCGTCGATTGCGTCAAGGAATGA
- a CDS encoding GNAT family N-acetyltransferase encodes MQPVMNPKYPGLSVRVADDGFAAYIWGSDFSFEVAAYGAAEIGKPVAQWAVTPIVPYRKCYGIDPEEFSSFRDAADSAIFMAYLEDEPVGHLVISTNWNGFAHIDELAVHAPARRHGVAKALLDVAQFWSRKKKLPGIMLETQNNNLGACRLYERCGYVIGGIDHLRYRGIDPNTAEVALFWYRLFDNPLEHPISSPASPRLVP; translated from the coding sequence ATGCAACCGGTCATGAATCCGAAATACCCAGGGTTGTCGGTGCGGGTCGCCGACGATGGTTTTGCCGCGTATATCTGGGGCAGCGATTTCAGCTTCGAGGTGGCCGCCTACGGCGCGGCCGAAATCGGCAAACCCGTGGCGCAGTGGGCCGTGACGCCCATCGTGCCGTATCGCAAGTGCTACGGCATCGATCCGGAGGAATTCAGCAGTTTTCGCGATGCCGCCGACAGCGCGATCTTCATGGCGTATCTGGAGGACGAGCCGGTCGGTCATCTGGTGATCAGCACCAACTGGAACGGCTTCGCCCATATCGATGAACTGGCGGTGCACGCCCCGGCGCGGCGCCATGGTGTGGCCAAGGCCTTGCTGGATGTGGCGCAGTTCTGGAGCCGCAAGAAAAAGCTGCCGGGAATCATGCTGGAAACCCAGAACAACAACCTCGGCGCCTGCCGCCTGTATGAGCGTTGCGGCTATGTCATCGGCGGAATCGACCACCTGCGTTACCGCGGCATCGATCCGAACACCGCCGAAGTAGCGTTGTTCTGGTATCGATTGTTCGATAACCCGCTGGAGCATCCGATCAGTTCGCCAGCATCGCCTCGGCTTGTTCCGTGA
- a CDS encoding LysR family transcriptional regulator yields the protein MRLRHIEVIQALLQTGHVGTAAEWLQLPAPEVEERLREAESQLGFMLFASVRGRLQPTPEARALQVEIGHIYEALEPVQRLASSLKQYLAPPLRIIGTPPLAQQLLPQSLAALRRRLPDVPCTLLSEPTRDIVRHLLLRDSDLGLSLHDPQHPDIHCQPLAQGKLQLLAPHGWLQPKQKYISLQDLAGQAMVGLEGQDPLSPALENKLQALRPAPTVQTRVQTHQMMRSMVESGEGLAIVDPFTALGARAGGLDVCPLSPAVPISLYALTFKHATPSAAIQTLLGIVTEQAEAMLAN from the coding sequence ATGCGTTTACGTCATATCGAAGTGATTCAGGCGCTGTTGCAGACCGGTCACGTGGGCACCGCCGCCGAATGGCTGCAACTACCGGCGCCCGAGGTCGAGGAGCGTTTGCGCGAAGCCGAGAGTCAGCTCGGGTTCATGCTGTTCGCCAGCGTACGCGGACGACTTCAGCCGACCCCGGAGGCCCGGGCGCTGCAAGTCGAGATCGGCCACATCTATGAAGCGCTGGAGCCGGTGCAACGGCTGGCCAGCAGCCTCAAGCAATACCTCGCCCCACCCCTTCGGATCATCGGCACTCCGCCGCTGGCCCAGCAACTGCTGCCGCAAAGTCTCGCCGCCCTGCGCCGGCGCCTGCCCGACGTGCCCTGCACCCTGCTCAGCGAACCGACCCGCGACATCGTCCGCCACCTGCTATTGCGTGATAGCGATCTAGGGCTGAGCCTGCACGATCCGCAACACCCCGATATCCATTGCCAGCCGCTGGCCCAGGGCAAATTGCAACTGCTCGCGCCCCACGGCTGGCTGCAACCGAAGCAAAAGTACATTTCGCTGCAGGATCTGGCCGGCCAGGCGATGGTCGGCCTCGAAGGTCAGGACCCGTTGAGCCCGGCGCTGGAAAACAAGCTCCAGGCCCTGCGCCCGGCGCCAACCGTTCAGACACGGGTGCAGACCCACCAGATGATGCGCAGCATGGTCGAGTCTGGCGAAGGTCTGGCGATCGTCGACCCGTTCACCGCCCTCGGTGCACGGGCGGGCGGCCTCGACGTCTGCCCGTTGTCGCCGGCGGTGCCGATCAGCCTCTATGCCCTGACCTTCAAACACGCCACGCCGTCAGCGGCGATTCAGACACTGCTCGGAATCGTCACGGAACAAGCCGAGGCGATGCTGGCGAACTGA
- a CDS encoding NADPH-dependent FMN reductase: MSNVYNVAVVVGSLRKASINRKVALALAELAPANLKLNIVEIGDLPLYNEDIDGDSPPAAYSTFRQKVGSSDALLFVTPEYNRSVPAPLKNAIDVGSRPYGKSVWSGKPGAVISVSPGAIGGFGANQHLRQSFVFLNVPCMQQPEAYLGGAGTAFDEAGKLNESVKPFLQSFINAFGEWVAQHKK; this comes from the coding sequence ATGAGCAATGTGTATAACGTCGCAGTAGTGGTCGGCAGCCTGCGCAAGGCGTCCATCAACCGCAAGGTCGCCCTGGCGCTGGCGGAACTGGCACCGGCCAATCTCAAGCTGAACATTGTCGAAATTGGCGATCTGCCACTCTACAACGAAGACATCGACGGCGATTCACCGCCGGCAGCCTACAGCACTTTCCGGCAAAAAGTGGGTTCATCCGACGCTCTGCTGTTTGTCACCCCGGAGTACAACCGCTCGGTGCCGGCGCCTTTGAAGAACGCGATCGACGTCGGTTCCCGGCCCTATGGCAAGAGTGTCTGGAGCGGCAAGCCGGGGGCGGTGATCAGCGTTTCGCCGGGTGCCATCGGCGGTTTTGGTGCCAACCAGCATCTGCGTCAGTCCTTCGTTTTCCTCAACGTGCCGTGCATGCAGCAGCCGGAAGCCTACCTGGGCGGCGCGGGCACGGCGTTCGACGAGGCAGGGAAACTGAACGAATCGGTGAAGCCGTTCCTGCAAAGCTTCATCAATGCCTTTGGCGAGTGGGTGGCGCAGCACAAGAAGTGA
- a CDS encoding arsenic transporter, whose amino-acid sequence MLAASLIFLLTITLVIWQPKGLGVGWSATFGAIVALMFGVVHLSDIPLVWQIIWNATGTFVALIIISLLLDEAGFFAWAALHVARWGRGSGRKLFAFMVLLGALVSALFANDGAALILTPIVISMLLALRFSPAATLAFVMGAGFIADTASLPLVVSNLVNIVSADFFHIGFNRYAAVMVPVNFVSVAATLGMLLWFFRRDIPKNYDPEQLEHPETAIHDKATFYAGWAVLLILLIGCFALEPLGIPISAISAVCAALLLAIAARGHKISTRKVMKEAPWQIVIFSLGMYLVVYGLRNAGLTDYLAGWLDVFAGYGVWGAAMGTGVLTALLSSIMNNLPTVLIGLLSIDASQASGVVKEAMIYANVIGSDLGPKITPIGSLATLLWLHVLERKNIKIGWGYYFKVGIVLTVPVLLVTLAALAVRLSL is encoded by the coding sequence ATGCTCGCTGCGTCACTGATTTTCCTGCTGACCATTACCCTGGTGATCTGGCAACCCAAAGGCCTCGGGGTCGGCTGGAGTGCAACGTTCGGCGCCATCGTCGCGCTGATGTTCGGCGTGGTGCACCTCAGCGACATCCCGCTGGTGTGGCAAATCATCTGGAACGCCACCGGCACGTTCGTGGCGCTGATCATCATCAGTCTGCTGCTCGACGAAGCCGGTTTTTTTGCCTGGGCCGCGTTGCACGTGGCGCGTTGGGGGCGGGGCAGCGGGCGCAAGCTGTTCGCTTTCATGGTGCTGCTCGGCGCGCTGGTGTCGGCGCTGTTCGCCAACGACGGCGCTGCGTTGATCCTCACGCCCATCGTGATTTCCATGCTGCTGGCCCTGCGTTTTTCCCCGGCGGCGACCCTGGCGTTCGTCATGGGCGCGGGGTTCATTGCCGACACCGCGAGCCTGCCGTTGGTGGTGTCGAACCTGGTGAACATCGTCTCGGCCGACTTCTTCCACATCGGCTTCAACCGCTATGCGGCGGTGATGGTGCCGGTCAACTTCGTCAGCGTCGCGGCCACACTGGGCATGTTGCTGTGGTTCTTTCGCCGTGACATTCCCAAGAACTACGACCCTGAACAGCTTGAGCACCCGGAAACCGCCATCCACGACAAAGCCACGTTCTACGCCGGTTGGGCGGTGTTGCTGATTCTGTTGATCGGCTGTTTCGCGCTGGAACCGCTGGGGATTCCGATCAGCGCAATCTCGGCGGTGTGCGCGGCGCTGTTGCTGGCGATTGCCGCGCGCGGACACAAGATTTCCACGCGCAAGGTGATGAAAGAGGCGCCGTGGCAGATCGTGATTTTTTCGCTGGGCATGTACCTGGTGGTCTACGGTCTGCGCAATGCCGGGCTCACCGATTATCTGGCCGGGTGGCTCGATGTGTTCGCCGGTTACGGTGTGTGGGGCGCGGCGATGGGCACCGGGGTGCTGACGGCCTTGCTGTCGTCGATCATGAACAACCTGCCGACGGTGCTGATCGGGCTGCTGTCGATCGATGCCAGTCAGGCCAGTGGTGTGGTGAAGGAAGCGATGATCTACGCCAACGTGATCGGCAGCGACCTGGGGCCGAAAATCACCCCGATCGGCAGTCTCGCGACCTTGCTCTGGCTGCATGTGCTGGAGCGCAAGAACATCAAGATCGGCTGGGGGTATTACTTCAAGGTCGGGATCGTGCTGACGGTGCCGGTTCTGTTGGTCACCCTGGCGGCGCTCGCCGTGCGGTTATCCCTTTAG